A window of Oryza glaberrima chromosome 2, OglaRS2, whole genome shotgun sequence genomic DNA:
aagaaagagagggcaaGTTGGCATGTGGTtaagaagtgaccgagttcggacgtcgccgtcgcggtgTTTATTGCATGGTGCGGACCCGGCTGCATGGGCTGCCCCCCCGCGCGGAAGGCACCCGTGGGCTCCCACACGTGCCTGTGCCCGACGTGTGAAGCAACCAACTCCTCTCTTCCCCAGCCATGCCCATCCCTTCCGCCTACAACACGTACTGTAGTATACTCAGTACTCTACGTATACGATCGAGTAGTATATACGACGTAGCTGCATGCGATTGAGGCTGTTAAATAAGCCATAATAAACCAGTATGTTCAAagatagtaattaattaatttatatgtaagaAAGTACAACTATATTAAATCATTAAAACTTTGGCGAACTTGACAGTGATCTGATTAATTTGGTTCTATGAACCTGCGCGCTGTAAAAGAAAACGTACAGCGTGTGTGAAACCGACCGGTTTAATACACGGATGACCCACTGTCTCAAGCTCTGGGTCTTACGTGACTTCCAGCTTCGGGCTCAGTTCTCGCCTTGTAGTACGACTAGCCGACCGTGCATTTTTCATACTGCAGATAGTTAATTGCGTGCGTGTCAATCTACTAATGAAAAAAAGTACACACACgttccttgaaatggatcccgAGGTAGTAGCAAGTAGGAGAATTgaagccgccgctgctgcgATGCGTGCGTGCATGAGCTGTCCCGAAACATGTATGAGTAGTGCTCCCTACGTGTGGTCTCGGTTGATTAGTTTACTGCTGCAAGTCGGCAACGATCGATCTGTTTGCTTTTTTGCCTTTTCTCTCGATCGCGTCTCGATCCTTCGGACGTGAGGAACTCAGCACGTGAGTGTGACTCAAACTCATGTGGATTTGTTTGGGGAGAAATTAGCAGAAGCAGTGGAGATGATACATATCAACCAGACGTGTTTACGTAACAGCACTGTAATCTCGAAGAAAGTCTCTTTGCTGATTGCATAGCACGTGGAAGTAGGCGCGCGTTTGGGTGTACCACTCCTACTTCTGAACATATGTACGTGTAGATGTCACGCTCAGGATCCGTGCGATTAATCACGTCAAGTTGTCTGTAGTACTAGCGCAGTGGCCTGTATGTAGGCTGTCCGGCCGGTGGATCCAACATGAATCATCAAAAGTATCCTGGGTGTAAACGTTGACAGGGTGATGGACAGCGAGACGTCTGGATCTCTGAATGGTCGTTCGAAGACAGGGGCTAAAGCAGATGGATGCAGGAGCAGTAGGCTATTAGCTGCAGGAACAGCGAAAGCGAGTGAGCGTATCTCGATCTTTGCAGAGATCGAAGGACCAGCGGACCAACACTCCAAGATTCTTGGTCCAAAATCCAGTCTGCACACCTAATTTTCGTTAGGAACTTTCATCTCCTCAGTACAAATGTGCCCTCTCGATTATGATCGCTGGGATCGATCGAATGAGTGACAGTTGGTCGATCCACCGTCGAAAACCCAACTTGAAATCTCAAATTCTGAGATAGGAGGATAGCTTACGTGATGGTGCGTTTCTTACTACTAGCTAGGTTTGCCACCGTGCCGCTGCCGGTGGAGCGGCAGCCAGTGCGGCGCAAAGCTCCCTGATCGGCGCACGCAGCCGGCGCAGGTGTACCAGATGCTGGAAGGCGGACAGGGGCGGAGGGGATGATCTACCTCGAGCGGTCGCGGGGGACCAACGCGCGGGCCGGGGCGGGggaccggtggtggtggtggccgggcTGCACGGCTGGGCGGACGGCATGGCGTGTCCGGTTGCCCCTGCGCGCGGGGCAGGCAGGCACCTAATAGTGCCGCGCGCACTTGCGCGAGCCAGGGGCAGGAGCAATGCAGGGCAGGCAGCTCAGCCGACCAACCTCTCGACCATATGTTCGTCTCTGCGATGGATACGTCCCGATCAAAATCAATCTCGCATCTCgttaatctctctctctctcggcccagGTTAGGTGGGTGACAGCATTATCCAGTGGAGGTTTGGGGCCGGGAGGCAGAGGGGTGCATGATTAGGGCGAGTTCGTTTGCAGCAAAAAGTCGGTGCTTCCTCTTACGCTTTAACGTTTCGGTTGGGGGTGTGCTTGCTTGGCTTGGCCAGCCATGTACGTGTGAGCGGCACGAGCACAGGTCAGATTTGGGGCCGAGGAGCGCACGCGACTGCATGCTTACGCCGCGGGATAGGGGTGGGTGGTTTGGGTTTCTCTCGCTTGACAACTGCGTAATTGCACTCTGGCCACTGGCGACTGGCGAGATGCTTAAGTCGTCTGAGAAAAGCGCAAAGCCAGCAGGCACCTTCCAACTACACACACAAAATGGAACTGTCAGGTTCAGGCGGAAAGGCATGGTTCACTAAAAAGAGGCAGTCTGTCAAAAACAAAATGATTTGATCGGCCTTCACTGTGTTCAGTTCTGATGATATTCTGAGTTCTGAGCGATGTAGCACAGTACAACTTTCTTGAGAAAAAGCTGCTTTCTTGGTTAAATTCTTGCACGAAGTGgctattttttctttctcagTTTAAAAAGATAGGAGAGTACCCCTTGGAATTTCAAATCAAACCGCCTAAACGCATTTCTTGCTGGTATACCCTAATTGTAGCAATCAACGAGAAAAAAACTAGCACAGTAATAAAATTTGTATGAAATAAAACCGTACGAAGTGATCATGGTTTTTCACAACTCATTTCGAACTTCAACCCTGCTATCTGTTACTCCTTAGTCCTTATATATATTACGACTCATAGATTCTGTTTTTTATTATCTTCTCAACCTCAGCAGCCGTCAAACGCCTTATACCATACTCCCTCAGCCGATTGTTATCTGTACAAGCTCCATCTCTTAGCTGCTTCTCATCAATATCCAATAACTTCAATCCCTCAGACAGTCTTGGAAAGAAGCCTTCAGGCCTCATACACCACGCAGAAAAAGCAGCAAACAATATACTCAGATCACCATGAAGTCTTTCCACCCCGCCATTACTAAACTTTATGCTGCCACTGAAAATTCCAGAAAAGAGCAGCTGGTCTACTCCACTTGCCACAGTTCTCCACACAGTCACAAAATCCAGGACATTTAGACCATCTTCCAGCTTAGCTATCCGTCCTTGCATGTAGTCTAAACATTCTACGAATGCCCTGGATAATGTTAACCCTTCTGATTTCTCCTGCCACTGCCTTTTATTTTTCAGATAATCCCTTGACCGGGCATCAAAATCCCTTAAAATGACGGTAGAAATCTTTTCAGTCCATTGTACTCTAAAATCTTTCAGTTGATTTATCTCCACTTGGAAGATACATTCGCTACGGCCATCTATATTTTCCATCTCAAGAAAGAATACATCATTGCACCATTCTGTCAATGTGGACTCAAGGTATCGAGCTGCATTAATGGACTGTGATACCTTGAGAAGAGCATTATCATCTGCCAGAGCTGTTAATCCCTCTGCTTCTTGGCACCTTTGAAGCATCCAGCCAAGGAACTCTGATAATAAAGGTGAAGTAGAAATCTTAATGAATTCTGCTCTAAGTGCTATATTTGGAATGGGCCGAGCACGATCTATTAGCAAGGACAGGCCCTTTTGGATTACACCGGTAATTGCTGGAGACTTATAGTCATCTGAACCATATTCAAGCACTGTTCCTTGAAACCTTGTATTCCAGTTTTTCTCATTCTCCATTGATAATCTCAGCTTATCATGAGTATCCTGTCTCTCAATCTCTGCCCATATTTCAAGCCAGTCTGGCCGATCACAGAAGACGGAGAGAACCGAGATCCTCTGCCAATTATCATCATCCTTCACCGAAAGTAGGAGTCCTGAACTTGAGATCAAAGCTTGGGTTTGCTTGTCGAAAGATATCATCAGGTCAATAAGATTAAGCCATGAGACTCTAGCTTGAGATTGTTTGCTGCTAGCATCAGCCGAACTAATTTCCTGAAGAAGTTCAATATGCTTAGGAAATATCTCTTTCACCAAGTATGTCGACAATGTGATGACCATTCCAGAAATCCACTCTTCTCTGCAACTATACCCTACAAGGTTAGCTTTATCCACAAGGGGCTGTAATATCTCATCCATGGAATCTACAAAGTCTCTAGTTATCTTATAAGCAAGAGCAAAAACAAACTCAGGCTTTTCAACCCATTTGGAGAAATGTCGTTGTGTGGCAGCAGCTATTGGATTTACTAACTCTTCAATTACCCATAATGGTTGACGTAGTTGATTGTTGACAATGTGCCCTTCTAGCTGTCGAGCTTTTCTACGTTTTTGCAATTCCTGCAAACTGCATAGCGAAAGAAAGCTCTCAGAATACTTGCTTTTCAGGTCACCCTTCATTGAAAATAAGGGGTTCACAATCTCTGATGGTTTCCCAGAATTAATACTAGAAAAATTTGTTCCAGAAAGTGATGGAGGCCAGCCAAGGGATG
This region includes:
- the LOC127763734 gene encoding RINT1-like protein MAG2 isoform X2, with the protein product MEAAVLPRPADITPELRRFLDSRFRSQADLAAAADVEAEIRGRYAELEASVSDLSVRLAAAAAAYSSSCSAAGTALSNVRGCLAALNASTSEPEAVEVGSEEMLFEQLSSLAKEVARVELVRDYAETALKLDSFVSDVEDAVSSSVTGKLKSRAESSLKTYHVLIGYLKTIEDILSSVTKTRPQWTRLVSAVDHRVDRSLALLRPQAIVDHRALLASLGWPPSLSGTNFSSINSGKPSEIVNPLFSMKGDLKSKYSESFLSLCSLQELQKRRKARQLEGHIVNNQLRQPLWVIEELVNPIAAATQRHFSKWVEKPEFVFALAYKITRDFVDSMDEILQPLVDKANLVGYSCREEWISGMVITLSTYLVKEIFPKHIELLQEISSADASSKQSQARVSWLNLIDLMISFDKQTQALISSSGLLLSVKDDDNWQRISVLSVFCDRPDWLEIWAEIERQDTHDKLRLSMENEKNWNTRFQGTVLEYGSDDYKSPAITGVIQKGLSLLIDRARPIPNIALRAEFIKISTSPLLSEFLGWMLQRCQEAEGLTALADDNALLKVSQSINAARYLESTLTEWCNDVFFLEMENIDGRSECIFQVEINQLKDFRVQWTEKISTVILRDFDARSRDYLKNKRQWQEKSEGLTLSRAFVECLDYMQGRIAKLEDGLNVLDFVTVWRTVASGVDQLLFSGIFSGSIKFSNGGVERLHGDLSILFAAFSAWCMRPEGFFPRLSEGLKLLDIDEKQLRDGACTDNNRLREYGIRRLTAAEVEKIIKNRIYES
- the LOC127763734 gene encoding RINT1-like protein MAG2 isoform X3 — protein: MRSVVRKCDARNFIRLICWSDETALKLDSFVSDVEDAVSSSVTGKLKSRAESSLKTYHVLIGYLKTIEDILSSVTKTRPQWTRLVSAVDHRVDRSLALLRPQAIVDHRALLASLGWPPSLSGTNFSSINSGKPSEIVNPLFSMKGDLKSKYSESFLSLCSLQELQKRRKARQLEGHIVNNQLRQPLWVIEELVNPIAAATQRHFSKWVEKPEFVFALAYKITRDFVDSMDEILQPLVDKANLVGYSCREEWISGMVITLSTYLVKEIFPKHIELLQEISSADASSKQSQARVSWLNLIDLMISFDKQTQALISSSGLLLSVKDDDNWQRISVLSVFCDRPDWLEIWAEIERQDTHDKLRLSMENEKNWNTRFQGTVLEYGSDDYKSPAITGVIQKGLSLLIDRARPIPNIALRAEFIKISTSPLLSEFLGWMLQRCQEAEGLTALADDNALLKVSQSINAARYLESTLTEWCNDVFFLEMENIDGRSECIFQVEINQLKDFRVQWTEKISTVILRDFDARSRDYLKNKRQWQEKSEGLTLSRAFVECLDYMQGRIAKLEDGLNVLDFVTVWRTVASGVDQLLFSGIFSGSIKFSNGGVERLHGDLSILFAAFSAWCMRPEGFFPRLSEGLKLLDIDEKQLRDGACTDNNRLREYGIRRLTAAEVEKIIKNRIYES
- the LOC127763734 gene encoding RINT1-like protein MAG2 isoform X1; translation: MEAAVLPRPADITPELRRFLDSRFRSQADLAAAADVEAEIRGRYAELEASVSDLSVRLAAAAAAYSSSCSAAGTALSNVRGCLAALNASTSEPGVTEAVEVGSEEMLFEQLSSLAKEVARVELVRDYAETALKLDSFVSDVEDAVSSSVTGKLKSRAESSLKTYHVLIGYLKTIEDILSSVTKTRPQWTRLVSAVDHRVDRSLALLRPQAIVDHRALLASLGWPPSLSGTNFSSINSGKPSEIVNPLFSMKGDLKSKYSESFLSLCSLQELQKRRKARQLEGHIVNNQLRQPLWVIEELVNPIAAATQRHFSKWVEKPEFVFALAYKITRDFVDSMDEILQPLVDKANLVGYSCREEWISGMVITLSTYLVKEIFPKHIELLQEISSADASSKQSQARVSWLNLIDLMISFDKQTQALISSSGLLLSVKDDDNWQRISVLSVFCDRPDWLEIWAEIERQDTHDKLRLSMENEKNWNTRFQGTVLEYGSDDYKSPAITGVIQKGLSLLIDRARPIPNIALRAEFIKISTSPLLSEFLGWMLQRCQEAEGLTALADDNALLKVSQSINAARYLESTLTEWCNDVFFLEMENIDGRSECIFQVEINQLKDFRVQWTEKISTVILRDFDARSRDYLKNKRQWQEKSEGLTLSRAFVECLDYMQGRIAKLEDGLNVLDFVTVWRTVASGVDQLLFSGIFSGSIKFSNGGVERLHGDLSILFAAFSAWCMRPEGFFPRLSEGLKLLDIDEKQLRDGACTDNNRLREYGIRRLTAAEVEKIIKNRIYES